The DNA segment CATAATGTACTTCAATACCAGCAATTTTACCAACTCGACCAATCTTATCTGCTGTTTCCCCGAAGACAATTAATGATTTCACATTTTTGAAAAATGGGAGTAATTCATCGAAGGAGTTACCTCGATCTAAGCCACCCGCTAAAAGTACGACTGGATTTTTAAAACCTTTTAAAGCGCTCTGAGTTGCAAGAATGTTTGTTGCTTTAGAATCATTATAAAATTTACGTCCTTGCCACTCAACGACAAATTGTGTTCGATGCTCTACACCTTTAAATGTTTCTAAAACGTGCATAATCTCTTCGTTTGTAACACCTAATGTTTTAGCTACTGCAACCGAAGCGAGAATGTTTTCCAAGTTATGCTCTCCCGGAAGTAAGATGCTATCGCGTGAACCAATGACTTCATCGTCAAACATAATATCGCCATTTTGGACATAACTTCCTTGCCCTAAACGTTGCGTTGTTGAAAAAGGAATAACTTGCGCTTTTGTTTGTTTGGTTAAATTTTTCAGTTCTTCTTGGTCCCAGTTGATAACTAGAAAATCATCTGCTGTTTGATTTTTTTGGATATGCCATTTTGCTTGGACATACTCACTACGATCAGTATGGTAATCCAAATGTGCCTCATAAATATTCGTTATGACTGAAATATGCGGCTTGAAAGTCTCCACTCCCATTAGTTGGAAAGAAGAAAGCTCCATCGAAATATATTGTTCACTTGTCGCATTTTCAGCAACAGCGGATGCCGGAAAACCAATGTTTCCTGCAAGTAAAGAACTATTTTCTTTATGGGCGTTTAACATATGATGAATAATCGTCGTCGTTGTTGTTTTCCCATTCGTCCCTGTAATGCCGACAATGGGTGCTTCCGAAATTTGGTATGCTAACTCCACTTCAGTAATAACCGGAATTTTAAGTTTTAACGCTTTGGCAATCATTGGGTTGTTATACGGAATACCAGGATTTTTAATAACGAGTTCAAATCCTTCATCCAAAAGTTCAATCGGATGCGATCCACAAATCACTTTAATCCCTTGTTCCAGTAAGCCTTGTGCTTCTGGATTTTCGCTAAAAGGTTTTTGATCATTTACAGTGACAAATGCTCCTAATTTATGCATAATTGTTGCCGCGCTAACACCACTTCTTGCAAGACCCAAAACAAGTACTTTTTTGTGATGATACATTTCAATTTTTTTCATTTCCTTTGGTTCCCCCATTTATATCAAAATTGGCGGTCGATTCTATGCTATTCATAAAAACGACGGAAAGCGCCAACCAGATCCTGTAAAAAAACAGCTAACTAGAGACGCTTTTGCCGCGAAAATCACGGCGCTTTATTAAAAGATAACAACACAGACAGAAATAACTGCTCCGACTAATCCGATTCCCCAGAACGTTAAAACAACGCGCCATTCGGACCAGCCACCAAGTTCAAAGTGATGATGAATTGGTGTCATGCGGAAAATCCGTTTTCCTTTAGTTGCCTTAAAGTAAAATACTTGCAAAATAACAGATGCTGTTTCAATAACGAAAATTATTCCGATTAAAAGTAACAACCATTCTTGATGTACTAAAATAGAAACAGCGGCGATACTCCCACCAAGTGCAAGCGAACCGGTATCACCCATGAAAATTTTCGCTGGATTTTTATTAAAGAGTAGAAATCCAAGCATACCGCCCACAATGGCAAAACAGAAAATCGCGACATCCATTTGTTCTTGATAAAAAGCAATAACACCAAAAGCAGAAAAAGCAATAACAGAAAGACCAGAAACAAGCCCGTCTAAACCATCTGTTAAATTCACTGCATTGGAAAATCCAACTAACCAGAATAAGATAAAGATAACAAAGAACCAGCCAAGATCCACTTCAATATTTGTAAATGGAATATTCAGTGTCTCAGCAAAATCACTAAAATGATACACAAGATAAAATAATATTGAAATCGCCACTTGACCTAAAAACTTCTGTTTAGAAGTGAGTCCTAAATTACGTTTTTGAACCACTTTAATATAGTCATCCAGAAAACCTAATGCGCCAAAGAGTGCCAGCGCGATAAATAGCAGCCAAGTAGCCGCACTAACTTCCCCACCGATGAATGAAAAAATCAAAAAGCTAATAAGCATAGCAGTTATAAAAACAACTGCTCCCATAGTTGGTGTGCCTGATTTTTTTTCATGCATTTTCGGGCCTTCATCTCGAATACTTTGGCCAAATTTTAATTTCACCAAAAATGGTATAAATAGTGGGACGCCTATCACTGTAATGATAAAAGCCACTGCAAATGTTGATACTAACATGTATAAAGACACAATAAATTCTCCCCAATCTGTTTGTCAAAGCACTTCACTTCATATTTTATGCGAGTCCGAGTTTTTTTTCAATAGCAATTCGAGCTTCTACGCGATCATCAAAATCAATAACCTCATCACCTATTATTTGATAATCTTCATGACCTTTTCCAGCAATCAGAATAACATCCCCTGTTTCTGCTTCGTTTACTGCAAAACGAATGGCATCTCGACGATTCTCGTGAACAACATAAGAATCACTTTCTGGAACTCCTTGAATCATGTCTTCAATAATCGCATGTGGATTTTCACTACGCGGATTATCCGATGTAAAAATTGGATTTGTTGCATAATCTACAGCAATTTTTGCCATTTGTGGTCGTTTTCCTTTATCCCGGTCACCGCCACAACCTACAATAACAAAAACTCGTTTTTCAGCAAATTCATCAATTGTTTGTAAGACATTTAGCAAGCTATCCGGTGTATGTGAATAATCAACAATTACCGGAAAATCTTGCCCTGCACTGACGAGTTCAAAACGACCTTTAACTCCAGGAATATCTTCCACTGTTGCAATAGCATTGTTGATAGGAATTTTTAATGCAAAACTTGTTGCAATGGCCGCTAAGACATTATAAACACTAAAATTACCAATCATTTTTATCTTTAATGTGAAATTACCTACTGGTGTTCTTAAATCAAATGTAGAACCATGGCTTGCAATTTTAATATTGCTTGCTCTAAAATCCGCTTGTTTTTTTATCCCAAATGTAATAACGTGAGCAGCTGTTGCTGTTTGCATTCGAGAGCTTTCTGCATCATCTATATTTATAACAGCTACTTTTGGATTACTAGTATGGTAGCTGTTGCCTAATTGCGCAAAGAGTAAGCTTTTAGCATAGGCGTATTCTTCCATTGTATGGTGATAATCTAGATGATCTTGAGATAAATTCATAAATACTGCTACATCATAATCTGAGCCGTAAACTCGACCTTGGACTAATGCGTGAGATGAAACTTCCATCACAGCAGTGCTAACACCATTCATAAGCATGTTTCGGAACGTTTCTTGTAATGTTAAACTATCTGGAGTTGTGTTTTTTGTTTCTAAAATTTGGTCGCCAATTTTGCGATACATAGTGCCGATAAGACCAGTTTGTTCCCCATTTTCACGCACAATTTGTTCTACTAAATGACTAACCGTTGTTTTCCCATTTGTCCCAGTAATCCCAACTAGTTTCAACGCTTGGGTGGGGGAACCATAGAAATAATCAGCTAACATTGCCATCGCACGTTTGGAATCTCTCACATAAATTACAGGGACAGTTACATCTACTGTTTTTTCAGCAATAATTGCTACCGCGCCAAGTTCTTCTGCACGTTTTGCAAACTGGTGTCCATCCACCAATTCCCCGTCTATACAAATAAATAGTGTCCCAGGTTTTACTTTTCTACTATCTTGGGCGATTTGGTCAATTTCTATTGCCGAACTTGCCTCGCCAGTATAAACCGGGATAGCTTCCATTAATTCACTTAACTTCATACTTGCCATCTCCTCAAACTTATTCTTTCTGTTATTTTTGCTAAAACCAAAAAGAATCCTTTTCTATCTTAGCAAAAACAACAAAGTATATCTACCACGACAAAAGACATAGTAGCTGCTTAAAGTTAGAAGTATGCCACTTTTTTGAGCTGACATACTTCTATCTTCCTACTATTGATTAAGCAAATCACCGATACCGGCATTTTCCCTGATGTCTGTCGCTTTTTTATTTTTATTTGCAGTATCTTGATCATGATTTTGGTTAAATTGACTTATTTGTTCTGGTGGCGTAAGCGTTATTTTCATTTTCGTTTCGCTATTAATTACACTTCCAGCAGAAACACTTTGACTTTTCACATAACCACTTCCACTAAATTCAAAAGGAATACCGGTTATTTCTGAAACTTTGAGAACATCATCTTTGGACCAAGTTACCATGTTTGGAGCAGTCATATCCCCGTCAGTCATGATAATCACTTTTTGACCTTGCATGAGTTCGCTATTTGCTGATGGCAGTTGTTGGACAATTTTTTTGCCGTTTCCGACAACTATTGGTTCAAGCCCTTTATCTTTCACTGCTTTTTTAGCGTCATCTACTGATTTACCTGTTAAAACGGGTACTTTTTCAGTTGATAATTTCTCTACATCGCCTGGTTTAATATTCATATATTGTAAGCTGTTTTTCATTACGGGATTAAATACTTCAGATACTGCTTCTCCGCCTGTTTCACTACCCGTTAATTGCGGTTGTTGCATCGTCACATAAATAACTAATTCTGGATTGTCAGCAGGTGCCATTCCTAAGAAAGAGAAAATATAATTCTCTGCTCCAGTCATATATTTACCAGTTTTTGGATTAGGAATTTGGGAAGTACCTGTTTTCCCAGCTACTTCATAACCTGGAATAGCGTACAATTTACCAGTTCCATGTTCCCCACTAATAACATTTTTTAATTCGTCACGTGTTTTTTTCGCTGTGTCCGCACTGATTGGTTTTCCAGCTACTGTTGTTTTTGTTTCTTTTTCTTTACCTGTGTTGGGATCTTTAACACTCGAAACGACATATGGTTGTTTCATTGTGCCATCACTTGCGATAGCAGACGCAGCTTGAATCATTTGCATCATCGAAACTGTAGTACCTTGTCCAAACACGGTCGTTACTTTTTCAATTGGATAATTATAAAGGATTTTACCATTTGTTTCATTTGGCAAATCAATGCCTGTTTTTTCACCGAAACCAAATTTATCTAAATAATTTTTAAATGTATCTGTTCCCATTTTGTTTAAAAGCTTAGCGAATGCCACGTTACTTGAACGTTCTACCCCTTCACGATATGGAATCGAGCCCCAACCATTTCCGTTATTATGGTCATGGATAGCAATATCGCCAACTTTATAAGAACCAGATTGATAGTATTCGTTTGGATTATAAACATTTGTATCAATAGCAGAAGCTAGAGAAATGATTTTCATGACTGAGCCGGGTTCGTATGCATATTCAACTGGTAAATCTTGCCAAATACTTGAACTATTTCCTTTAATCGTGGAACGGTCAGCTGGATTAAAAGATGGTCGTTGGCTTATTGCAAGAATTTCACCTGTTTTTGGATCTGCTACTACAGCCATCATATTTTTAGGTTTATATTTTGCATCAACAGTCGCCATAGTATCTTCTAAGAATGTTTGGATTTTTTTATCTAAAGTCAATGTAATATCTTGACCGTCTTTCGCTTTGGTTACTTTATTTTTAGAATTCGGTAAAATATAGCCCATTCGGTCCGTACTGTAATCAATTTTCCCATTGGTTCCAGTTAATTGATTATTATAGCTAGACTCAATACCCATTTTACCTTCTAAAATAGTTGTATTTTTCTTTTCTTCTTGTTGTGCAAAACCAATTAATTGTGTCGCAAAAGTACCATTAGGATAAAAACGTTCTGATTGACGGGTAAATTCAATGCCAGGTAAATCTTCTTTGTCAATTTTTGCTTTTGTTTCTGTGGAAATGTTTTTCCCAGCAGAACCAAATTCGACTTGATATTTTCCTTTTTCATTGAGTTTATCTAAAATATCAGATTCATCCATTGGAATATATTTTGCGAGAATTTGAGCTGTTTTTTCTTCATCTACTACTCGCATTGGATTTTTTGTTGATTTAGAAAGTTTATCGCTAACTACTGCTGCAATCGTGTAAGAAGCCGTATCCTCAGCTAACACTTCTCCTTTTCGATCTAAAATGGAGCCACGTTTTGCTTCAAGAACACTGCTTTTTAAATGTTGCTTCGATGCTTTAGCTGCAAGCGGGACCCCATTTGCTTCTCCCGTAATTTGCAAATAAAGAAAACGGCCAGAAACCAAGAGAAAGAGAATAGTGAAAAAGATAAAAAGCACTAGCGCTCCCCTTCTCATGTTACCTATACGCCGTTTCATTGACCATCTACCACTTTCACATTATCGCCATCAAGTTTTAACCCTTTTTCTTTGGCAATTTTTAAAATACGTTCATATCTCCCTAAATCTTTTACTTCTACTTTTAAGTCTTCATTTGATTTTTGTTGTTCGATAATTTTCGTTTCTTTTGTTTGAATTTCTTGGTTCACGGTGTAAATTTGTGCTTGTACACTAATGATACGAAAAGCAACAACTAAAACAATCGCAAGCGCAATCGTGATGATTACTTTTTCGCCGAGAGTCATTTGACCTCGTCTTAAGATTTGTTTTTTTGATTGTTCGGCTTCTCTATGTACCTTATTTGGCTCTAGATTAGATTTATAGGCGACATTGCTCACATTTTTTCAACTCCTGCTATTTAATAATTTTTTCGATGACACGTAATTTTGCAGAACGCGCTCGGTTGTTTTGTTCCAGTTCTTCTTCACTTGGTACAATCGGCTTTCTTGTAGCAAGTTTGAAATCTGGTTTATATTCATCTGGAATGACTGGAAGACCTGGTGGTAATTCTGGTCCTTTTGTCGCTTCTTGGAATAAGTGTTTTGTAATGCGGTCTTCTAAAGAATGAAACGTGATTACGCTAATTCTGCCGCCTGGTTTTAATAATGTTAAGGCTTTTTCAAGGGAATCTTCTACAGCACCTAATTCATCATTTACTGCAATTCGGATCGCTTGAAAAGTTCTTTTTCCTGGATGCCCGCCTTTTCTTCTTGCTGGCGCCGGGATAGCTGTTTTAATGATGTCTACTAGTTCACCCGTTGTTTCAATTGGTTTGACTTCACGGCGACGTTCGATTTCTCGTGCAATTTGCTTAGAAAATTTTTCTTCCCCGTATTGAAAAAAGATACGGATTAAATCTTGATAAGACCACTCGTTGACAACTATTTTTGCCGTCAGCTCTTGTTCTTGATCCATTCGCATATCAAGAGCCGCATCCTGGTGATAACTAAAGCCGCGTTCTCTTTCGTCTAATTGAGGGGACGAAACACCTAAATCGTATAAAATCCCATCAACCGCTTCAATTCCGCGCTCATTTAATGCTTCTTTCATATAGCGAAAATTAGCTTTAATAAAAGTTACTTTATCGCTATAATCTGCTAATTTCATTTTTGCATTATCAATTGCCGTTTGATCTTGGTCAAAAGCAAATAAATGCCCTTGTTCATTAAGCTTATTTAGTAAATACTCTGAGTGACCTGCGCCGCCAAGTGTTGCATCGACATAGATTCCGTCTGGTTTTACTTCAAGCATATCGACTGTTTCATGTAGTAATACGGTTTCGTGCTTAAACATGCAAATTCCCCCTTAAATATCAAAGCCAATCATATTTTCGGCTAAATCAGCAAAAGATTCTTCTGCCTCGTTAAAGACATTGTCCCACTCTGATTTACTCCAAATTTCAATACGACTAGAAACTCCAATAATTACTGTTTCTTTCTCCAAATCCGCATACTGTAGTAAGTTGGATGGAATATTAATCCGGCCTTGCTTGTCTAGTTCACATTCAGACGCACCGGAAAAGAAGAAACGTGTAAAGGAACGAGCATCTTTTTTAGTTAGTGGTAGGGTTTGGAGCTTTTCTTCAAGCTTTTTCCATTCCTCTTGTGGATAAGCGAATAAACACTTATCAAGTCCTCGGGTTATAACAAAATTATCCCCCAAAAGCTCACGGAATTTAGCTGGCACAATTAATCTGCCCTTTATATCGATGTTATGTTGATATTCTCCCATGAACATTAGACTTCACCCACTTTCCTACATACCACTTTACCACATCTCCCCACTTCGCACCACCCAAAACCTAAAATTCTGTAAAAAAAAATCATTCTACTATATAGATAGAATGATTAAACCTTTATTTAAAGCCATTTTAGTCGAATTTTATTTTAGGGATATAGCGTGGGGCTTGGTGGAGGGGTCCCCCACTTACACCCCAAAAATCATTTCGCTAACACTTTTTTCCAACCAGTTTTAAGAGCTACCGCTGAAAAAACGATACTTAGCATACCAAGTAAAATCGTGAATGCACTCATACCAAATTTACCAATAATTGGAGCAAATACTAAGCTTATCGAACCAATCATTTTTCCAATTTGGAAAATAATGCCATTAAAAGCCATATATGCCCCGCGCTTATTATCATCAACAATAGCCGCTAGAATTGTTTGCCGCGTAGGTACATAGAGTAACTCGCCAATCGATAGGATAGCAGTGGCTAGCAATAATATCGACAAATTAATTGCAAATGCGCAAATAGCAAAACCAATCGAAAATAAAGCAAAACCGACATACATAATTGGTTGTTGCGCACGTTTTGTCACCCATTTTGCAATCGGAACCGTGAATAGTACAATAAATAGCGTATTGACTGCTGTAAGTATACTCAGAATTTGCACTCCATTTAATGAAATGTGACCAAAAGGACCTAGACTCACAAGTAATGCTTGGAAATCTTCGGCTAAACGTACTGAAATATAATTACTTCGCTGGAATTCTATCGACATAACCGCAATTCCACCAATAGTATATAGAAGAAAACGATAATCATGTAAAACTTGACCGTAATTTTTAAACATACTAATTAATCCAAATGACTCTTTATGCGTTAGTGTATTTTGTTGTAACGTTTCTGAAATCAAGCTTAATGTAAGCCAAGCAGTCACGCATGACATAATAAAAAGTGCTAAAAGTAACGAAAATAAATAATCTACAAAAAACCAACCACCTACCATAATACCAATCATCATAGATAAATTATTTGCCCAGTAGCTTACCGAATACATAAACGAACGATTTTCAGGTGTACTTACATCAATCAACATAGCTTCTCCCGCAGGATTAATCAGCCCTTGAGCCACACCAATAATAAGCAACATAACAAAAGTAATCCAAGGCGAATGAAAGAACGGAGAATTACAAAGAACCATCCCCAAAAACGCAATAACCTTAAGAAATTCCCCTGTAACCATTAATTTTTTTCGGCCGATAATATCCGCCAAATGCCCCCCATACATACCCGCAAGAAATTGAATAATGACATTAATCATTAATAGTATACCAGCGATACTACTACTTATCTCCATTGAAAAATAAATAGCAATAAATGGGAAGATCATCGAACCAATAATTTTACTTAAAAATTGAATGAGTATTCGCGCTCTAATATTCGGATGCAACTCTCTAAACATGTTATCTCCTCCGTTTGGTAATTTTCTGAGTTCTCTGTTAGTATAAAAGGGACGCAAGAATAAAAAAAGGGTATTATAATACGAATGTTGTCCCCTTTTCGAATGGAGCGATTACATGGATAAAGATTATTTCACTATGAGAGCCTATTTATATAATGTAACTAGCGATTCGGATGTTCCTTTTAAATTGAATGATTTAGCAAATATCTGGTTTTGCACTTCGAAAAACGCAAAAAGAAAACTTCATCATTATCAAGCAAAAGGAGTGCTTCAATATCAACCTGGACTTGGACGTGGAAACCTTTCTCATATCGCTTTTAAAGAACCACTAGAAAAAGAAGTATTGTTGGTTTTGAAAAAGAGTTTAGCAGAAGATTCTTTTAGTGATATTTTATTTTTATTGCAGCTTCCTATTCCCAAAAATTGGTTTTCTAATATATCAACAGAAATCCAGCAAATGTTTGGCTTACAATTGACGGAAAACCAACAAGAAGTTTTGCGTTCTATTATCCGACGTAAGTTAACGACACTTGATCCACTTCAAACCTCTGTATCCATGGAATCTTTTATCCTTACTCAAATTAGTGATTCTCTCGTTAAATATGATGAGATAGATAAAAAAGTTGTTTCGCATATTGCACACCACTGGCATGTTACAGAAGATTACAAAAAATGGACTTTTTATTTACGTAAGAGCATCTTATTTCATCATGGGCGAATGCTGGATAGTGAAGATGTAAAATTTACTTTACTGCGAGCCATGCAGCCAAATACTGTTCCTTTTTGGCAATTACAAGACATTAAAAATATTCACTGCACGAATAAATTTACGGTGACGATTACATTAAATAATGCTGATCCATTTTTCATTCGTTACTTATGCTCTCCTAATATGGCTATTTTACCGCGAGATGTAACTTTTGATGAATTTAAGTTAATTGCCTCCGGACCTTTTAAAATGGTGGAGAGAAATGACGAGTGCTTAATTTTAGAAGCTTTTGATACTTATTTTTTAAAACGCCCGATACTTGATAGAGTGGAGTTTTGGACAGCCGAAAACCATCATACTTTAAAGACGATTCCGATGCAGTTCACTTCTGTTGATTATGAAGAAAATTCTGCCTACGTTGAACGCAGAAAAACTGGCGTTGGCGTTAACTTCATTTGTTTTAATGGTCATAAAAATGGTGTGGCTCAACATAAAGCTTTTCGCGAGGCCATGTACCACCTATTAGACGCTCAAATAACCAGTCAAGAACTCTTTGAAAATTATGGCACAATTGCATCCAATTACTATCCTGAAAAATCCATTATTCCAACAAAACATCCTGAAAAAATTGCTACTTTACTAAAAAAAGCAAACTATCAAGGAGAAAAAGTCATTTTTGGCACAACCCAACATCCAACTGCTTTGCAAGAATCAAAATGGATTTGTGATCGAGCTGCTAAATTCGGTATCCACTTAGAGGAAAAATTAGTTTCGCATGACGACGCTTCCTATTCTAGTGTGACAGAAGATGATCTTGATTTAATGATGATGGGCGAAATACCAGCAGCTGACGGAGAACTAGCTTATCTAGATTTTTTAAACAATCCCAACCTTTTACCACAACACCTTTTTAGCCCTGAGGTGATTAAAGAGATTTCTACAAAATCGAATGAATTTAAATTAGAAAAAGACGCCTCCAAAAGAGACGCCTTACAAACAAAAATGGATAACTGGCTTACAAAAAATTTTCATTTAATTTATTTACATCATCCAGAAAAAAGTCAATCACTTCATTCCATGATAAGAGGAGTTACAGAAAATCCATTCGGGTACTTTGACTTAAGTAAAGTATGGATTGAAACATTACCAACTAAAACTGCAAAATCAAACTATAAATAATTCCGTATAAATAGAGTGCGACATACAATAAAGCGAAAATGAAAAAACATAATCTCCAGTATCCACGAATAATTTTGCGATACTGGATTTCGCCTTCTTTTTTTGCAGCAATAACTACTATCACAATGCCTAGAATAAATAAAAATAATAATATATATAATAAAAATGATTTATTAAAAAGCACCATCATAAAAAAGTGCACCGCAATAATTAAGAAAATTGTCGATACATCCGCCGAAAGCATAATTCTACGTTGCGTTTTTCGAAATCGAAAACCAGAAAGAAGCATCGTGAGTATAAAAATTATCACTGGTAAAACAATTATTATCGCTGTTGAGTTTGTTAACCAATCAAACATTGCTTTCTCCTTCCAGTCCTTTAATAATATGATATAACGTTCTAAGTGTAGGAAGAGTCCTCGAAGCGTGCTCTCCTTTTTCTAAAACTGGTAATACAATTCCATCGATTTCTGTCTTTCGGTTATTTAACCGATCCAGAGCCATCGAGGAAAAATTAGCTTCCGTTACTTGGCATATAGTCTCTACTTTTAGAAGGGCATTTTCAACTGCTAGAACCGACTGTACTTCTTTTACAAGTATAACTAGTAACCTGTGCCACTCTGGATTTTCTAAGAGCTTCCCATTAGGAACACCGAGAACCGCTGTTAAAGGGTTGATTACTGCATTAATGAGTAATTTTTCTTGAATAATATCTAGATAGTCATCATGCTTTTCTACTGGAAATTCTGGTCTCGATTCTAATAATAATTCTAAGTTCGAATCTAATTCCCCTTGATAAATACTATATTTTGTTCTCCCGTGACCACGCCAAATAACCGTTGTATCGTTCTCACGTCCTGCCCCGTGTTCACTAATGCCTAATAAAATCGTCCGTTTAACACCAAGCTCAGCCAAACTTTCTAAGTGCCCTGCGCCGTTTTGAATAAACAGAAATGGTACTTTTGTTGGTACGTTTTTAAGTAATGGCAAGATTTCATTTAGCGAATATTGTTTTACAGCAATAATTAATAATTGTTGTTTAGCTAAACTTTCTTCATCTGTAACAACGGTAGCTTTTATATGTATGTTTTTTGTTTTTAATTGATCTCTCAGCAAAATTCCTTCTTGATTTAATAATTCTGCCTGTTCTCTTCTTCGTGTAAAAAGTGTGAGCTTGGATTTTTCAGCAAAATTGGCTGCATATAAAAGTCCCATTGCTCCTGCACCGATAATCCCAACATTTATTTGGTTTTCCATCCATTTCAGCTCCATATTGGTTAATGCTTTTATTTTATCAGAAGTGGCGTGTCTTTGCACTTTTGTACGCAAACAAAAACCCCGAAAGACCCATGGCGTCTTTCGAGGTTCGTTTAAACAAGTGAAAGGTCACTTGCTTTTACCAATATTAGCTGTTTGCTACTTCTTTGCCATCATATTGACCACATTCTGGACATACGTGATGGGAAAGTCTGTATTCGCCGCAATTCGAGCATTCGTTCATGCCCGGAAGTTGAAGTTTAACGTGTGTACGACGCTTACGCTTTTTGGCTTTTGAAGTTCTTCTAAAAGGTACTGCCATTTCCTTACACCTCCTTGACGATAACTAAGTACTTGTATCGTTAATCTAAGAAAAATAAATTCCTTAATATATTCCAGCTTCACGGGGAGTTTAGTCTTCTTTTTTCTCATCGAAAAAATCAGCTAATCCCGCAAGACGAGGATCCACTTTTGGTTCTTTTGCTATTTGTTCTAGTAGGTTACCTTCTTCTGTTTTCATTTCCCATTCTTTGCCTCGTGGAAGCTGACTCATATCAAGTGCTTCTTCACTGAAAACCTGCATCGGAATTTCAACAAGTAAAAGTTCTTCTACTACAGGAGTTAAATCGACCATATCCTGTTCCATCACATGCCAAGATTCATCTAGAACTTGTTCTTTGGATTTCACAAAGGTTTCTGTCGCATGCACTTCATAAGGATAAACAACATCCTCTAATGTACGAGCACATGGAAGTGTCCACTCACCTTTCATAGTCAGGTTAGCGGTAACTTCTTCTGGGTGTACAATAAGTTCCCCAGTTACTTGTACGGGGCTTGCATCACGAACGTCTATATTGTTCTCTTGAAAGAACTTTTTTAGGTCAGCTTTTTCATTAATCGTGAAGTTGCTGTCACGATATTTTTTC comes from the Listeria welshimeri serovar 6b str. SLCC5334 genome and includes:
- a CDS encoding YceD family protein — encoded protein: MKWSISQLKKYRDSNFTINEKADLKKFFQENNIDVRDASPVQVTGELIVHPEEVTANLTMKGEWTLPCARTLEDVVYPYEVHATETFVKSKEQVLDESWHVMEQDMVDLTPVVEELLLVEIPMQVFSEEALDMSQLPRGKEWEMKTEEGNLLEQIAKEPKVDPRLAGLADFFDEKKED